A stretch of the Vagococcus xieshaowenii genome encodes the following:
- the recO gene encoding DNA repair protein RecO — protein sequence MSEVNEVNGLILFSKKHRDKDKLVKIFTEQHGKVMFFMRNAMKKNNPLTVATQPFAYGTYIGKLNQEGLSFLNASKNVGSFRHIQQDIFLTAYATYILNLVDVAIDDQTYDPALYGFTRDILTLMDEGQDPEILTNIFEIQILNRFGLEFEWIRCRICGQTQGKFDFSSAYLGVICEQDFHRDERRYHASAKAMHFIRMFSSISLEQIHSISLSPETKREIRQTIDMLYEEYVGIFLKSKKFIDDMVNWQNILLDKRVENSDKTSKDID from the coding sequence ATGTCTGAAGTAAATGAGGTTAACGGTTTAATTTTATTTAGTAAAAAGCATCGTGATAAAGATAAACTTGTCAAAATTTTTACCGAGCAACACGGAAAAGTTATGTTTTTTATGCGCAATGCCATGAAGAAAAATAATCCTTTAACAGTTGCGACACAGCCATTTGCTTACGGGACCTATATTGGAAAATTAAATCAAGAGGGTTTGTCTTTTTTGAATGCTTCTAAAAATGTTGGCAGTTTTCGTCATATTCAGCAAGATATTTTTTTAACGGCGTATGCGACTTACATATTGAATTTAGTTGATGTTGCAATAGATGATCAAACGTATGATCCGGCTCTTTATGGTTTTACACGTGATATATTGACATTAATGGATGAGGGTCAAGATCCAGAAATATTAACCAATATTTTTGAAATTCAAATACTTAATCGTTTTGGTTTGGAGTTTGAATGGATTCGTTGTCGTATTTGTGGTCAAACGCAAGGTAAATTTGATTTTTCTTCAGCTTATTTAGGGGTGATTTGTGAGCAAGATTTTCACCGAGATGAACGTCGCTATCACGCATCAGCTAAGGCGATGCATTTTATCCGTATGTTCTCTAGTATTTCGTTAGAACAAATACATTCTATTTCACTCTCGCCTGAAACAAAACGTGAAATAAGACAAACAATAGATATGTTGTATGAAGAATATGTCGGGATTTTTCTAAAAAGTAAAAAATTCATTGATGACATGGTTAATTGGCAAAATATTTTGTTAGACAAACGCGTAGAAAATTCCGATAAAACTAGCAAAGATATTGACTAG
- the era gene encoding GTPase Era — translation MEEKAFRSGFVAIVGRPNVGKSTLLNRVIGQKIAIMSDKAQTTRNKIQGVYTTNDSQIVFIDTPGIHKPKHKLGDFMVESAYSALREVDAVLFLVSADQKRGPGDNFIIERLKNNQAPVILVINKIDTIHPDKLLPIIEDYKEEMDFAEIIPISATQGNNVDSLLEKLTTYLEEGPQYYPADQITDHPEYFVVSELIREKVLQLTHEEVPHSVAVVVDSMTRDENDKVHVQATIVVERNSQKGILIGKGGKMMKDVGIRARKDIELLLGNKVYLETWVKVEKNWRDKQRYLKDFGYREMDY, via the coding sequence ATGGAAGAAAAAGCATTCCGTTCAGGTTTTGTGGCGATTGTTGGTCGTCCAAATGTGGGAAAATCAACATTATTAAACCGTGTGATTGGCCAAAAAATTGCCATCATGAGTGACAAAGCACAAACAACAAGAAATAAAATTCAAGGAGTCTATACAACTAACGATAGCCAGATTGTCTTTATTGATACACCAGGTATTCATAAACCAAAGCATAAATTAGGGGATTTTATGGTGGAATCTGCTTACAGTGCCTTGCGTGAAGTTGATGCCGTACTTTTCTTAGTAAGTGCCGATCAAAAACGTGGGCCTGGAGATAATTTTATTATCGAACGTTTGAAAAATAATCAAGCGCCTGTTATTTTAGTTATTAATAAAATTGATACCATTCATCCAGATAAATTACTACCAATTATTGAAGATTACAAAGAAGAAATGGATTTTGCGGAAATTATTCCAATCTCTGCTACACAAGGAAATAATGTAGATAGTTTATTAGAAAAACTAACAACTTATTTAGAAGAAGGTCCTCAGTATTATCCAGCGGATCAAATTACAGATCATCCAGAATACTTTGTTGTCTCTGAATTGATTCGTGAGAAAGTGTTGCAATTAACACATGAAGAAGTTCCGCATTCTGTGGCCGTAGTAGTGGACTCAATGACTCGTGATGAAAATGATAAAGTTCATGTTCAAGCGACCATCGTGGTAGAGCGCAATAGTCAAAAAGGTATCTTAATCGGTAAAGGCGGTAAAATGATGAAAGACGTCGGTATTCGCGCACGTAAAGATATCGAATTACTATTAGGAAATAAAGTTTATCTAGAAACATGGGTAAAAGTCGAGAAAAACTGGCGTGACAAACAACGTTACTTAAAAGATTTCGGCTATCGTGAAATGGATTATTAA
- a CDS encoding diacylglycerol kinase family protein — MPMDYNDKQENKQIEKNYRFLQSLKYAINGGKIAFVEERNFRYHCLIGLLAVIVSIYFRISIGEWLWITFAIFQVLMMEMLNTIAENLVDMYTLRNYHPLGKKVKDMGATVVLISSLFAMVVAAYIFIPKVWPIIQKILN, encoded by the coding sequence ATGCCTATGGATTACAACGATAAGCAAGAAAATAAGCAAATAGAGAAGAATTACCGGTTTTTACAGTCCTTAAAATATGCCATTAACGGTGGTAAAATTGCCTTTGTTGAAGAACGCAATTTTCGTTATCATTGCCTTATTGGGTTACTTGCTGTTATTGTAAGTATCTACTTTAGAATTTCAATAGGTGAGTGGTTATGGATTACATTTGCTATTTTTCAAGTATTGATGATGGAAATGCTGAATACTATTGCTGAGAATTTAGTGGATATGTATACGTTAAGGAATTATCATCCACTTGGTAAAAAGGTAAAAGATATGGGCGCAACCGTCGTACTTATCAGCTCGTTATTTGCGATGGTAGTCGCTGCGTATATCTTTATTCCAAAAGTTTGGCCTATTATCCAAAAAATATTGAATTAA
- the ybeY gene encoding rRNA maturation RNase YbeY, which produces MEIYIEDKTGAVAQQHLDDIVDVLNFSGAHLDLGDATEMSVTIMDNEAIQTFNREYRGKDVPTDVISFAIEDEQDIPAELLEEMGLPRNIGDILISIDKAKEQAQEYGHSFERELGFLAVHGFLHLNGYDHMNEADEKEMFGLQREILDAYGLQR; this is translated from the coding sequence ATGGAAATTTATATTGAAGATAAAACAGGTGCAGTTGCACAACAACATTTAGACGATATTGTGGATGTCCTGAATTTTTCAGGGGCACACTTAGATTTAGGCGACGCTACTGAAATGTCAGTCACTATTATGGACAACGAAGCCATTCAAACGTTTAACCGTGAGTATCGTGGTAAAGATGTACCAACGGACGTGATCAGCTTTGCGATTGAAGATGAGCAAGATATCCCTGCTGAACTTCTAGAAGAAATGGGCTTACCACGTAATATTGGCGATATTCTAATTTCAATTGACAAAGCCAAAGAACAAGCGCAAGAGTATGGTCACAGCTTTGAACGTGAGTTAGGTTTCTTAGCTGTTCATGGTTTCCTACATTTGAATGGTTATGACCATATGAATGAAGCAGATGAAAAAGAGATGTTTGGTTTACAAAGAGAGATTTTAGATGCCTATGGATTACAACGATAA
- a CDS encoding HD family phosphohydrolase: protein MKINFSRWLEKFDLKYIITASLLFGLVLFGLIFSSLRQKDMDYQEGSLASQTIRANKTLENKSETEEKRKLAESAIVPAYTYDDQIGTEQIEKLTHLFDYIEQSKKEVNSKFSAAKDKKNVPTADDYLANIKSIFEKLDETDMDYFTSIPDSVLKTMFTLKEDNLSAVKAQLLTVVGNAMANHIHEETLTDYREKAKDNLDKIALNDQEISLANSLIRLTVVPNEFLDEKKTEELKASARQSVNPVMIYHGEVIVREGVQIDARAMKKLELLGMAGKETSIFPYVALGLMIFLQLVCLIWIVLTSEDKLKGFRLFHAYLIMILLAVMIMKGLSYFQTESNPFISLVFPVALMPFIMNTFISRRASTLFALFQVSFALFIFYNLAGTSNLLLILSVLVFSGLMATLLSREKLGRQRIKGLVWLFSFPTLFVIILVIYQGMQITDKSTISAIVCTMIGSLLSFTLAIGLHPYIDLLLNDDSMIVLNELSNPTHPLLKKLLEEAPGTYHHSMMVASLSANAVAAIGGRSLVTRVACYYHDIGKIKYANFFVENLPTGADNPHDFLLPEDSKEIIFSHVTEGVKMLKEYHMPKMVIDICQQHHGTTLMQYFYQSALERNPDLKEADFRYPGPKPQTKEAAIVNIADTCEAGVRAMKQPTKELITEFVSNTISNRIKDGQLDESGITLGELNTVKESLINGLCSTFHSRIEYPKFKDEIEGKSK, encoded by the coding sequence GTGAAAATTAATTTTTCACGATGGCTAGAGAAATTTGATTTAAAATATATAATAACTGCATCGTTATTGTTTGGGTTGGTATTATTTGGCTTGATTTTCTCTAGTTTAAGACAAAAAGACATGGACTATCAAGAAGGTAGTCTTGCTTCTCAAACGATACGAGCTAATAAAACACTTGAGAATAAGTCAGAAACAGAAGAAAAACGCAAATTAGCTGAAAGTGCGATAGTCCCTGCGTATACGTACGATGACCAAATAGGAACTGAACAAATTGAAAAATTAACGCACTTATTTGATTACATTGAACAATCAAAAAAAGAAGTGAATAGTAAATTTTCCGCAGCCAAGGATAAAAAAAATGTTCCTACAGCAGATGACTATCTTGCTAATATCAAAAGTATTTTTGAAAAGTTAGATGAAACTGATATGGATTATTTTACATCAATACCTGATTCAGTTTTAAAGACGATGTTCACACTAAAAGAGGATAATTTATCAGCAGTAAAAGCACAATTATTAACCGTCGTTGGCAATGCAATGGCCAATCATATTCATGAGGAAACCTTGACTGACTACCGTGAAAAAGCCAAAGATAACTTGGATAAAATTGCATTAAATGACCAAGAAATATCACTAGCCAATTCATTGATTCGACTAACTGTTGTGCCAAATGAATTTTTAGATGAAAAGAAAACCGAGGAATTAAAAGCTTCAGCAAGACAAAGTGTTAATCCAGTAATGATCTATCACGGAGAAGTTATTGTTCGTGAAGGCGTTCAAATTGATGCTCGCGCTATGAAAAAATTGGAACTACTTGGTATGGCAGGCAAAGAAACAAGTATCTTCCCATATGTCGCACTTGGCTTGATGATTTTCTTACAACTTGTTTGTTTAATTTGGATTGTCTTGACATCTGAGGATAAATTAAAAGGATTTCGTTTATTTCATGCTTATTTAATCATGATACTTCTGGCAGTAATGATTATGAAAGGATTGTCTTACTTCCAAACAGAGTCTAATCCGTTTATTTCGTTAGTCTTTCCTGTGGCCTTGATGCCGTTTATAATGAATACATTCATTAGCCGTCGTGCCAGCACGTTATTTGCACTATTTCAAGTATCATTTGCTTTATTTATATTTTATAATTTAGCAGGAACTAGTAATTTATTGTTAATTCTTAGTGTGTTGGTTTTTTCAGGTTTAATGGCGACTTTATTAAGTCGGGAGAAATTAGGGCGTCAGCGTATAAAAGGGTTAGTATGGCTCTTTAGTTTCCCTACACTGTTTGTCATTATTTTGGTTATTTATCAAGGGATGCAGATAACGGATAAATCAACGATATCAGCAATTGTCTGTACAATGATTGGTAGCTTGTTGAGCTTTACCCTTGCCATTGGATTACATCCATACATTGATTTGTTATTAAATGATGACAGTATGATTGTCTTAAATGAATTAAGTAATCCTACACATCCATTGTTGAAAAAATTACTTGAGGAAGCACCTGGAACGTATCATCATTCAATGATGGTAGCAAGTTTAAGTGCGAATGCCGTTGCTGCAATAGGTGGCCGTTCATTAGTAACTAGGGTGGCTTGTTATTATCATGATATTGGTAAAATTAAATATGCTAACTTTTTTGTGGAGAATTTGCCAACAGGGGCTGACAATCCTCATGACTTCTTATTGCCTGAAGATAGTAAAGAGATTATTTTTTCTCACGTTACAGAAGGTGTTAAAATGTTAAAAGAGTATCATATGCCAAAAATGGTCATTGATATTTGTCAACAACATCATGGTACTACATTGATGCAATATTTTTATCAATCAGCATTAGAACGCAATCCTGATTTAAAAGAGGCTGATTTCCGTTACCCGGGTCCTAAACCGCAAACCAAAGAAGCAGCGATTGTTAATATAGCGGATACGTGTGAAGCGGGTGTGCGTGCGATGAAGCAACCAACGAAAGAATTAATCACTGAATTTGTTTCAAACACAATTAGTAACCGTATTAAAGATGGACAATTAGATGAATCAGGTATAACATTAGGAGAATTAAATACAGTCAAAGAATCTTTAATCAATGGGTTATGTAGTACATTCCATTCTCGTATTGAGTATCCTAAATTTAAAGATGAAATTGAAGGGAAGTCAAAATAA
- a CDS encoding PhoH family protein produces the protein MNIEEFSTELVIHHPEKAVQLFGAHDAHLKLIEENRHVEIHTRGEMIQINGQEEDVLAVEQIIKKLEILLLKEIPISTPDVVTALKMSKKGTLDYFIDLYEEEIIKDKNGKAIRVKTYGQKKYIETIKKKDITFGIGPAGTGKTFLAVVMAIAALKRGEVKKIVLTRPAVEAGENLGFLPGDLKEKVDPYLRPVYDALYAIFGMEHTNRLMERGVIEIAPLAYMRGRTLDEAFVILDEAQNTTVAQMKMFLTRLGFNSKMIVNGDVSQIDLPRGVKSGLVDAQQKLHQIKKIGFVTFESNDVVRHPVVAEIIEAYKQEESH, from the coding sequence ATAAATATTGAAGAATTTTCAACGGAATTAGTCATACATCATCCAGAAAAAGCCGTGCAATTATTTGGTGCGCATGATGCACATCTAAAACTAATTGAAGAGAATCGTCATGTGGAGATTCATACACGAGGAGAAATGATTCAAATTAACGGTCAAGAAGAAGATGTATTGGCTGTTGAACAAATTATCAAAAAATTAGAAATACTCTTATTAAAAGAAATTCCTATTAGCACACCTGATGTTGTGACGGCACTAAAAATGTCAAAAAAAGGGACATTAGATTATTTTATTGACCTATATGAAGAAGAAATTATCAAAGACAAGAATGGAAAAGCTATTCGTGTTAAAACGTATGGTCAAAAAAAATACATTGAAACAATCAAGAAAAAAGATATCACGTTTGGTATTGGTCCAGCAGGAACAGGTAAAACATTTTTAGCAGTGGTGATGGCGATTGCTGCGCTAAAAAGAGGCGAAGTCAAAAAAATTGTACTGACACGTCCGGCAGTTGAAGCAGGTGAGAATCTTGGTTTTTTACCAGGTGATTTAAAAGAAAAAGTCGATCCCTATTTACGTCCTGTTTATGATGCGCTATATGCTATTTTTGGCATGGAACATACTAATCGTTTGATGGAACGTGGGGTCATTGAAATTGCTCCGCTTGCGTATATGCGTGGTCGAACATTGGATGAAGCTTTTGTCATTTTAGATGAAGCTCAAAATACAACTGTTGCACAAATGAAAATGTTCTTAACGCGTCTAGGCTTTAATTCAAAAATGATCGTAAATGGCGATGTTTCACAGATTGATTTACCAAGAGGGGTCAAGAGTGGGTTAGTCGATGCACAACAAAAATTACATCAGATTAAAAAAATTGGTTTTGTGACCTTTGAATCTAACGATGTGGTGCGTCATCCCGTTGTAGCTGAAATTATCGAAGCTTATAAACAAGAAGAAAGTCATTAA
- the rlmN gene encoding 23S rRNA (adenine(2503)-C(2))-methyltransferase RlmN — protein MTKQAIYGLTYENLENWLIENGEKKFRTSQVWDWLYVKRVNQFEEMSNLSKILIEKLENNFSFTPLNQVVVQESKDGTVKYLFQLEDKHMIETVLMKHHYGLSVCVTTQVGCNIGCTFCASGILKKQRDLTAGEIVAQIMQVQFYLDSKGEGQRVSHIVVMGIGEPFDNYDNVLSFLSIVNHTKGLSIGARHITVSTSGLIHKIREFADEPFQINLAISLHAPNNEVRTSIMRINRSNPIEKLMDAVDYYLSKNNRRITFEYIMLSHVNDRPEHARQLAELLKDKKKLAYVNLIPYNPVSEHDQYSRSSKEDVLAFYNILQKHGVNCVVRKEQGSDIDAACGQLRSKQMKK, from the coding sequence GTGACAAAACAAGCAATTTATGGCCTTACTTATGAAAATTTAGAGAACTGGTTAATAGAAAATGGTGAAAAGAAGTTTCGAACTTCACAAGTTTGGGACTGGTTATATGTTAAACGTGTCAACCAATTTGAAGAAATGTCGAATTTGTCGAAAATCTTAATTGAAAAACTTGAAAATAATTTTAGTTTCACTCCGTTAAATCAAGTGGTTGTTCAAGAATCAAAAGACGGTACAGTGAAGTATTTGTTCCAATTAGAAGATAAGCACATGATTGAAACGGTATTAATGAAGCATCATTACGGGTTATCTGTTTGTGTTACGACACAAGTAGGTTGTAATATTGGCTGTACATTTTGTGCAAGTGGTATTTTGAAAAAACAACGCGATTTAACCGCTGGAGAAATTGTGGCGCAAATTATGCAAGTGCAATTTTATCTTGATAGTAAAGGTGAAGGGCAGCGTGTTAGTCATATTGTTGTAATGGGAATTGGAGAGCCGTTTGATAACTATGATAATGTTTTGTCATTCTTATCAATTGTCAATCACACTAAGGGATTATCAATTGGAGCTCGTCATATTACAGTATCAACTAGTGGTTTAATTCATAAAATACGTGAATTTGCCGATGAGCCATTCCAAATTAATTTGGCGATTTCGTTACATGCTCCAAACAATGAGGTACGCACCTCAATCATGCGTATTAACCGTAGCAATCCTATTGAGAAATTGATGGATGCAGTTGATTATTATTTATCAAAAAATAATCGACGTATTACATTTGAATACATTATGTTATCTCATGTCAACGACCGTCCGGAACATGCTCGCCAATTGGCAGAATTGTTAAAAGATAAAAAGAAATTAGCGTATGTAAATTTAATTCCTTATAATCCAGTAAGTGAACATGATCAATATTCTCGTAGTTCTAAGGAAGATGTATTAGCTTTTTATAATATTTTGCAAAAACATGGTGTCAATTGTGTTGTACGTAAAGAGCAAGGATCAGATATAGACGCTGCATGTGGTCAATTACGAAGTAAACAAATGAAAAAATAA
- a CDS encoding Na+/H+ antiporter has product MLLLEATILIILLVVISNVISHYLVSIPTALIEIAIGLLVVLFFNINITWESDWFMLLFVAPLLFNDAKHFPNKDMWELRIPIFGYAILLVFLTTILGGYFIHWLIPSFPLPLAMALIAVLSPTDPVAVQSIAEQVKLPKKIMGLISGESLINDASGLIAFKYALVAFMTGYFSIVEAATNFLYMAIVGGILGFILMIIIHFLKFRLFKEGIQDVILHSTIQLLTPFIIYMIAEEFHASGVIAVVTAGFTNMTRKNIDMNFYPEVRLLTSRMWDVLIYILNGIVFVLLGAELPIAMKDVIRNPEIKNTQLLMYILITWLFLLVVRTVWSYLFVMVTYRKSEKSEKPNLLTSFLTGMTGVRGAVTLATIMSMPIVLDNGEVFEQRSLMIAIACGVVMMSLIVASIGLPLLTKDHSKLLSSSDDLSDDRMLDKNEDIEDMYTEMEARQLMNIQVIKSLNEFNVGEDKLITADLLHEFQMRLDHLHKESLDEQTSEKYHEIEKKIQKVAFTGEKDALNKIAVTTDSEKEFVKRQLKNIRLKEKALDNSLTSNIIKSMYIFKVSLIKWLTSFIHSSRPKDKNIEETMFYQTQVTSTNGAISQLKQYAKQVDPSTKVGQFELQIINQKEHEYKYKLQRIKHGNERHADNYNEKLAEYYNLAIYTERKVIHDLYSSGKITLTTANKLRQSLTYYESTLV; this is encoded by the coding sequence ATGTTACTACTCGAAGCAACGATTTTAATTATTTTATTGGTAGTTATTTCTAATGTAATTAGTCATTACTTAGTCTCAATCCCTACCGCATTAATTGAAATTGCTATAGGACTGTTAGTTGTTCTATTTTTTAACATTAATATAACATGGGAATCAGATTGGTTTATGCTACTTTTTGTTGCTCCCTTACTATTTAATGATGCAAAGCATTTTCCAAACAAAGACATGTGGGAGTTGCGTATTCCAATTTTTGGCTACGCTATTTTATTAGTATTTCTTACCACTATTTTAGGTGGGTACTTTATCCATTGGCTAATTCCTAGTTTCCCATTACCACTTGCAATGGCCTTGATTGCCGTTTTATCTCCAACAGATCCGGTGGCCGTTCAAAGTATTGCCGAACAAGTGAAACTCCCTAAAAAAATTATGGGATTAATTAGTGGCGAAAGTTTAATAAACGATGCCAGTGGATTAATTGCCTTTAAATATGCCCTAGTAGCCTTTATGACAGGGTATTTTTCAATTGTAGAAGCAGCAACAAATTTCCTATACATGGCAATAGTTGGTGGTATTCTTGGATTCATCTTAATGATTATCATTCATTTCTTGAAATTCCGTTTATTCAAGGAAGGGATTCAAGATGTTATTCTCCATTCAACGATTCAGTTACTGACTCCTTTTATCATCTATATGATTGCTGAAGAATTTCATGCGTCAGGTGTTATTGCCGTTGTAACTGCTGGATTTACTAATATGACAAGAAAAAATATCGACATGAATTTTTATCCTGAAGTTCGCTTACTTACCTCACGCATGTGGGATGTCTTGATTTATATTTTAAATGGGATAGTTTTTGTCTTACTAGGCGCTGAGTTGCCGATTGCAATGAAAGACGTGATTCGTAACCCTGAAATTAAAAACACTCAACTTTTGATGTATATTTTAATCACTTGGTTGTTCTTATTAGTTGTTAGAACTGTTTGGTCGTATTTATTTGTTATGGTGACCTATCGTAAAAGCGAAAAATCTGAAAAACCTAATCTACTCACCTCATTTTTAACAGGGATGACGGGCGTTCGTGGTGCTGTTACACTTGCGACTATCATGTCGATGCCAATTGTGTTAGATAATGGCGAAGTGTTTGAACAGCGCTCTCTTATGATTGCTATCGCTTGTGGTGTGGTTATGATGAGTTTAATCGTTGCCTCTATTGGGCTACCTTTATTAACAAAGGATCATTCAAAATTACTTTCTAGTTCAGATGACTTATCAGATGATCGTATGCTTGATAAAAATGAAGATATTGAAGATATGTATACAGAAATGGAAGCACGTCAGTTGATGAACATTCAAGTAATTAAATCTCTAAATGAATTTAATGTCGGAGAAGATAAGTTAATTACCGCAGACTTACTACATGAATTCCAAATGCGTTTAGATCATTTGCATAAAGAATCCCTTGATGAACAAACTTCTGAGAAATATCATGAGATCGAAAAGAAAATTCAAAAAGTAGCCTTTACTGGTGAAAAAGACGCATTGAATAAGATAGCCGTAACCACAGATTCTGAAAAAGAATTTGTTAAACGACAACTTAAAAATATTAGATTAAAAGAAAAAGCACTAGATAACTCTCTTACTTCAAATATTATTAAGTCAATGTATATTTTCAAAGTTAGTTTGATTAAATGGCTAACATCTTTTATACATTCAAGTAGGCCTAAAGATAAGAACATTGAAGAGACCATGTTTTATCAAACACAGGTCACTTCAACAAATGGTGCCATTAGCCAATTAAAACAATACGCTAAACAAGTAGACCCTTCTACTAAAGTTGGCCAATTTGAATTACAAATCATCAATCAAAAAGAACATGAATACAAGTATAAACTGCAACGTATTAAACATGGTAATGAACGTCACGCAGATAATTATAATGAAAAACTTGCTGAGTATTATAATTTAGCCATTTATACTGAACGTAAAGTGATTCACGATTTATATTCTTCCGGGAAAATCACACTAACTACAGCTAATAAATTGCGACAATCATTAACCTATTACGAATCAACACTTGTTTAA
- a CDS encoding acetyl-CoA C-acetyltransferase has protein sequence MKNVVIVAAQRTPIGKFGGALANVSAVDLGIVAGKSAIEKAKLKPEQIDEVIIGNVLSAGLGQNVARQIALGLAVPEDSTAFTVNMVCGSGMKAIILGAQSIQTGQSEVVLVGGTENMSQAPYLDMTRRWGSKMGSAEIYDSLLKDGLTDAMGNYHMGLTAEKLSEKYHITRQQQDAFAVESQRKAIEAIDSGKFIDEISPVVVSSKKGQTQTISSDEYPRRGVTVDAIANMRPAFQSEGTVTAANASGINDGAAMMILMSEKKAQELKMPILAEIVSYATAGVAPEVMGEGPIPATRKALEIAGLSIQDIELVEANEAFAAQALTVMEQLNLDPLKTNINGGAIALGHPIGASGTRILITLIHEMMKTNYSLGLATLCIGGGQGASMIVRKR, from the coding sequence ATGAAAAATGTGGTTATTGTAGCAGCACAGCGCACACCCATTGGTAAATTTGGTGGTGCGTTAGCAAATGTTTCAGCCGTTGATTTAGGGATTGTTGCCGGAAAGTCAGCGATTGAAAAAGCAAAACTTAAACCGGAGCAAATTGATGAAGTAATTATTGGCAATGTTTTAAGTGCTGGATTAGGGCAAAATGTTGCTCGTCAAATTGCCTTAGGTTTAGCCGTTCCTGAAGATAGCACAGCCTTTACAGTCAATATGGTGTGCGGATCAGGAATGAAAGCTATTATATTAGGAGCGCAGTCTATTCAAACGGGACAATCTGAGGTTGTTTTAGTAGGTGGAACAGAAAACATGTCGCAAGCGCCTTATTTAGATATGACACGCCGTTGGGGCAGTAAAATGGGATCAGCTGAAATCTATGATAGCTTATTAAAAGACGGCTTAACTGATGCTATGGGGAATTATCACATGGGACTCACAGCAGAAAAATTGAGTGAAAAATATCATATTACAAGACAACAACAAGATGCTTTTGCTGTTGAAAGTCAAAGAAAAGCAATCGAAGCAATCGATTCAGGAAAGTTTATTGATGAAATTTCTCCTGTTGTTGTATCCTCAAAGAAAGGACAAACCCAAACAATTTCTTCAGACGAATACCCAAGAAGAGGTGTAACGGTGGATGCTATTGCGAATATGCGCCCAGCGTTTCAATCTGAGGGTACGGTAACTGCTGCTAATGCATCAGGTATTAATGATGGTGCAGCGATGATGATATTAATGTCGGAAAAAAAAGCGCAAGAATTAAAGATGCCCATTTTAGCAGAAATTGTTTCTTATGCAACAGCAGGTGTCGCACCAGAAGTGATGGGTGAAGGCCCTATTCCTGCAACTAGAAAGGCACTAGAGATTGCTGGTTTATCGATACAAGATATTGAATTAGTTGAAGCGAACGAGGCTTTTGCTGCACAAGCGTTAACGGTGATGGAACAGCTTAACCTAGATCCTCTTAAAACCAATATCAACGGAGGTGCTATTGCATTAGGTCATCCTATAGGTGCAAGTGGCACAAGAATTTTGATAACATTAATTCATGAAATGATGAAAACTAATTATTCTTTAGGATTAGCTACTTTGTGTATTGGTGGAGGTCAGGGTGCCTCGATGATTGTTCGTAAACGTTAA